The following is a genomic window from Longimicrobium sp..
ACCCCGCCGCCCTCCGCCGGGCGAAGGTGGAGCGCCTGCGCGTCGCCGTACAGCTGCTCCAGCCGCTGGCGGGTGTTGCGCACGCCCACGCCCTCGCGCGGGGTGGCCTGGCTCAGCCCGGGGCCGTTGTCGCGCACACTCAGCACCACGCGGCCGTCGTCGCGGAAGGCGTGGATGCGGATCAATCCGCCCTCCTTCATGCGGCTGACGCCGTGCTTCACCGCGTTCTCCACCAGCGGCTGCAGGATCAGGTTGGGCACCAGCGCGTCCATCACCTCCGCCTCCACCTCGGTCTCCACCTCGAGCGACCCCTGGAAGCGGATGCGCATGATCTCCAGGTAGCGCTCCACGAACTCCACTTCCTTGCGCAGCGTGACCTCCGCCTCCGCCGCGCCTTCCAGCGAGTGGCGCAGGAGCTCGCTGAGGCGCGCGATCATCCGCCGCACGCCGCGCGGGTCGCGCTCCACCAGCGCGGACACGGCGTTCAGCGTGTTGAACAGGAAGTGCGGGTCGATCTGGCTGCGCAGCGCCGACAGCCGCGCCTCGGCCAGCTGGGCGCGCAGCTGCGCGGTCTCGGCCTGCAGGTGCGTGGCCTCGTCCTGCCGGGCGCGGTAGCGGAGCGAATAGTCGCGCGCCAGCCCCGCGGCCACGATCCCCGAGTAGACGATCATCTCCCGCAGGAACCAGAGGTGGGTGATGGCCCGGAACGGGTCGGCCAGGAAGTTGTGGCGCTGCGGGATGCCCCCCAGCAGCGCGAAGCGGGCGAGGTCCAGCACCAGGTCCACGACGATGGAGACCGCCAGCCCGGTGACGACCAGCGCGGCCACCTGCGTCCCCCGGCGCTCGCGCGCGGAGAAGAAGCGGCGGCCGAGGAGAAAGATGACCACAGTGACCACCGCCCACACCAGCGACTCGGCGAAGGCCAGCGCGACCGGGGCGGAGGGGAAGGTGGGCTGGATGCCGGGCGGCCGGCGCGGGTCCAGCAGGCGGTTGGCAGCGGTGAGCACCGCCATGAAGATCCAGAACGCGAAGATGGCCAGCACCTCGCCGCGCGTGAGCCGGGTGTGCGGCTCGGGCGCGGCGGCGGTGCCGGCGTGGCTCGCGGATGTCGGGTTCGTTGCCATCGGGACAGCTCTTTCCATGCGCGCGCGTGAATGCGCGCGAACGCCCGAAGGGTAGGCATCTTCCCGCATCTCCCGCAAACCGTTCCGGCACGAACTGCACCGGCGTGGTGCCGAGATGCACTGTCCGCGCATCGGGCCGGCGCTCCGGGATCTCACGCGGAGCCGCGGAGTCGCGGAGTCGCCGCCCTGCACCTCCGCGGCTCCGCGTCTTCGCGTGAGATCCAGCGATGCCCGGCGAGAAAACGCGTTCGTGTCGCGCGGAGTGCAGTTCGGAACACGGCGGTGCAGGTGGCGCCGGGAGGGGGACCGGGCGCGGGCCCGAAGGCCTATACTCGGCGTCAGAATCGCGGGGACCGCACGGCGCGCGTCCCGGGTTCGCGAACCGGCCGAGGAAACCATGAAGAGCATTCGTATCGCCGCAGTTGCCGTGCTGGTGCTGGCCACCGCCGCCTTCTTCTTCCTGCGCAAGGGCGGAGGCGAGGAGGCCCAGGCCTTCCGCACCGCGCTGCTCACCCGCGGGAGCCTGAGCTCCAGCGTGTCGGCCACCGGCAACCTGGGCGCCGTGACCACCGTGCAGGTGGGCACCCAGGTGTCGGGCCAGGTGTCGGCCATCTACGCCGACTTCAACGACCACGTGAGGAAGGGCCAGCTGCTGGCGCGCATCGACCCCACGCTGGCGCAGCAGGCCGTGCAGGACGCGCAGGCCGGGCTGGACCGCGCCCGCGCCGGGGTGCAGCAGGCGCAGGCCGACTACGCGCGCAACCGCCCGCTCTTCGACGCCAGGGTCATCACCGCCGAGGAGTTCCAGGGCTACGAGTACAAGCTGCGCGTGGCGCAGGCGGACCTGAAGAGCGCGCAGGTGTCGATGCAGCGCGCCCAGCGCAACCTGGGCTACACCGAGATCTATGCGCCCATCGACGGCATCGTCGTCGAGCGCAACGTGGACGTGGGGCAGACGGTGGCCGCCTCGTTCTCGGCCCCGCAGATCTTTTTGATCGCCAACGACCTGTCGAAGATGCAGATCCTGGCCAGCGTGGACGAGAGCGACATCGGCCAGATCCACAACGGCCAGCCGGTGACCTTCACCGTGCAGTCGTACGCCGACCGCACCTTCCGCGGCACCGTGAAGCAGGTGCGCCTGCAGAGCAAGACCACCGAGAACGTGGTGAACTACACCGCGGTGGTGGAGGTGGACAACGACGACGGCAAGCTGCTGCCGGGGATGACGGCCACGGTGGACTTCGAGACCGGCGCGGCGCAGGACGCCCTGCTGGTGCCCAACGCCGCGCTCCGCTTCACGCCGAGCGACGACGAGATGAAGAAGGCCGGGATCAACGTCGATTCCCTCAGGGCGGCCCGCGCGGCGCGCCAGGGAGCCAACGGCGGCGCCGGCCGCACCCGCACGGCGGACGCGGGTCCCTTCGGCGGCGGCGCCGCCGGCGGCCAGCGCCCGGCGGGCGCGCAGCGCGGCCAGGGCGGCCGCATCTGGGTGATGGACGGCGCGGGGAAGCTGAAGATGATCCGCGTGCGCACCGGGCTGACCGACGGCAAGAACACCGTGGTCGAGGGCAACGGGCTCACGGCGGGGATGAAGGTGGTGATCGGCTCGAACACGGCCGCTACGGCGTCCGGCGCGCAGCCGGCCAGCAACCCGCTGGGCGGGCAGCAGCGCACGGGCGGCGGGCCGCGCGGCGGCTTCTGAGGATGGAGGCGGAGATGAGCGTCATCCATGTCGAAGGCGTGACCAAGATCTACGGCAGCGGCGAGAACGAGGTGCGCGCCCTCCGCGGCGTGGACCTGACCGTGGAGCCCGGCGAGATGATCGCCATCATGGGCTCGTCGGGCTCGGGCAAGTCCACGCTGATGAACATCCTGGGCTGCCTGGACGTGCCCACGGGCGGCACCTACCTGCTGGACGGCGTGCGGGTGGACGGGCTGGGAAAGAACGCACTGGCCGACCTGCGCAACCAGAAGCTGGGCTTCGTCTTCCAGGGCTTCAACCTGCTGGCCCGCACCAGCGCGCTGGAGAACGTGGAGCTTCCGCTCCTGTACGACCGCGGCGGGCGGTGGAAGGACACGCGCGCCATGGCGGCCCATGCGCTGGAGCGCGTGGGCCTCGGCAAGCGGCTGGACCACCACCCCAGCCAGCTTTCCGGCGGGCAGCAGCAGCGCGTGGCCATTGCCCGCGCCCTGGTGACGCAGCCCACGCTGCTGCTGGCCGACGAGCCCACGGGGAACCTGGACTCGCGCACCACCGTGGAGGTGATGGCGCTCTTCCAGGAGCTGAACGAGCAGGGGATCACCATCGTGCTGGTCACGCACGAGCCCGAGGTGGCGCAGTACGCCAGGCGCATCGTGGAGGTGCGCGACGGTCTGATCCGCCGCGACCACCCCGTGGAGGGCCACCGGCGCGCCGCCGACGACCTGCGGGCACGGGACGAAGAGCTGCTGGAGGCGGCATGAAGAAGCAGACGCTGGTGCGCATCGCCGGGCAGAGCATCCTGAAGAACAAGATGCGCACGCTGCTGACGATGCTGGGGATCGTGATCGGGGTGGGCGCGGTGATCGTGATGGTGGCGGTGGGCCACGGCGCGCAGTCCACCATCGAGGCGCAGATCGGCAACCTGGGGACGAACCTGATCATGGTGACCCCCGGCGCCACCCAGCAGGGCGGCGTGAGCCAGGGCGCGCAGACCTTCAACCGGCTGACGGTGGACGACGCCGAGAAGCTGCAGCGCGAGGCCACGCTGGTCTCCGGCATCTCGCCCGTGGTGATGTCGCGCGGCCAGGTGATCGGGCCCGAGGGGAACTGGCGCACGCAGATCCAGGGCGTGTCCACCGGCTACACCACCATCCGCTCGTGGGAGACGTCGAGCGGCGCCTTCTTCTCCGACGCCGACGTGGCGGCCAAGCGCAAGGTGGTGGTCCTCGGCGCCACCGTGGCGCAGAACCTCTTCCCCGGGCAGGACCCGGTGGGGCAGCAGGTGCAGGTGAGGAGCGTGCCGATGACGGTGGTCGGGGTGATGGCGTCCAAGGGGCAGTCGGCCAGCGGCAACGACATGGACGACGTGGTGCTCCTGCCGTACACGACCATGCAGGCGCGGCTGTCGGGGGGGATGTTCATCGGGCAGATCCTGGCCAGCACCGCCTCGGCCAGCGAGATCCCGGCCGCGCAGGACGAGATCCGCGCCATCATGCGCGAAAGCCACCGGCAGGGGGATGGAGAGCCCGACGACTTCACCATCCGCAACCAGAACGAGCTGGCCGCCGCCGCGACGAGCACGACCGCGGTGATGACCTGGCTGCTGGCGGCCATCGCCTCCGTCTCCCTCGTCGTAGGGGGGATCGGGATCATGAACATCATGCTCGTCTCCGTGACCGAGCGGACGCGGGAGATCGGGATCCGCATGGCCATCGGCGCGCGCGGGGGCGACGTGCTCCTGCAGTTCCTGGTGGAGAGCGTGGTGATGAGCCTGCTGGGCGGGGTGATCGGGCTGATGGTGGGCTTCGGCGGCGCGGCGCTGCTGGGGCACCTGACCGGCTGGAGCACGTCGACGCCGCCGCAGGCGGTGGCCATCGCGGTGGGGTTCTCGGCGGCGGTGGGCATGTTCTTCGGGTTCTATCCGGCGCGCAAGGCCGCGGCGCTGAACCCGATCGAGGCGCTGCGCTACGAATGACGCTCCGTCCCATCGACGGGCGTGGACGATAGAGGAAGAGAGGCTGAGATGTTCGACCGGAACGGAATTTCGCGCTGGGCGCGGGTGGCGGCGGCGCTGGTGCTGGCGGCCACCGCGGCTCCGGCCCTGGCGGCGCAGACGGGTTCTCCGTCGACGCAGCCGACGGCGACCGCGGGGCAGCCGCGGACCATCACCTTCAGCGACGCGGTGCGGATCGCGCTGCAGCAGAACGGCACGCTGCGGCAGGCGGTGAACGCGGCGGCGCTGGACACCGTGGCCGTGCGGCAGCAGCGGATGCAGTTCCTGCCGGACGTGCGCTTCAGCACCACGACCTCGGGCAGCTACGACCGCGCTCCGGGAACGAGCACCGGCGCCGGCAGCGCGCTGTCGCGCACCAGCACGGCGCTGAACGCGGGCGTCAGCAGCAGCTACACGCTGTACAACGGCGGCGCCAACTCGGCCAACCTCCGCGCCGCCCGGCTGCAGCAGCAGGCCGGCGCCAGCGACGTGGAGCGCACGCGCCAGTCGGTGGTCTTCACCGTGGTCTCCAACTACCTGTCGCTCATCGAGGGGCAGGAGCAGCTGCGCGTGCGCAACGAGACGCTGGCCAGCGCGCAGGCGCAGCTGGCGCAGATCCGCGCCTTCGTGGACGCGGGCCGCCGCCCCATCGCCGACCTGTACACGCAGCAGGCCACCGTGGCCGCGGCGCAGCTGGCCGTGGTGCAGGCGCGCAACGCCGTGGAGCTGGCCAAGGTGGACCTGATCCAGACGCTGCAGCTGGACCCGCGCGGCGAGTACGCCTTCCAGTCGCCGCCCGCTGCGGCGGGGACCTCCGCCGTTGCCCCGCTGGACACGCTGCTGGACCAGGCGTTCGCGCGGCGGGTGGACCTGGCCGCGCGGCAGACTGAGCTCAGCGCCACGGAGCAGGGCGTGCGCGCGGCCAAGGCCGGCCGCCTGCCGACGATCTCGGTGAGCGCGGGGTACAACACCAGCGTGAACAGCCAGAACGACCTGGGCGTGTTCGACCAGCTGAACCAGCGGCAGGGGGGATCGGTTTCCGTGGGCGTGTCGCTTCCCATCTTCGACCGCGGCAACACGGCGGCCGAGGTGCAGCGCGCGCAGATCCTGCAGGACAACGCCCGCATCGCGCTGGAGAACCAGCGGCAGCAGGTGGGGCTGGAGGTGCGCCGCGCGTACCTGGACTGGCAGGCCGCGCAGCAGCAGCTGGCCGCCGCCGAGGCGCAGCTGACCGCCGCGCAGCAGTCGCTGAACGCCACCGACCAGCGCTACCGCGCGGGCGTGGGCACGCTGGTGGAGCTGGCGCAGGCGCGCTCGGTGCTCGCCCAGGCGCAGAGCCAGATGGTGAGCGCGCGCTACAACCTGGTCTTCCAGCGCACGCTGGTGGACTACTACATCGGCGAGCTGAACCCCGACGCGGTCGGCATCGGGTGAAGCAGGGAAGCGCGAGAGTGCGAGAGTGCGGAAGTACGCTGGGGGATGAGGTATGCGACGGCGGGCCGGGTGCGCGGATGCGTGCCCGGCCCGCGGTGCGTTCTCCGGCCTCGCGCCCTCTCCGGCCGGCCGAGGCCGTCCACCTCTCCCGTACCGGGAGAGGTAGCTTGCACGCATCACCGGCACACCCAAGCTTTTGTGTGATCATGGTATGCAGGCCGCGCGAATGCTGGACAGCCCCCCTCGCCCGGTACGGGAGAGGGCGAGCGCTCTAAGGCGCGGGGAGAGGGCGGCGCGGATGCCGCCGAAGCACACCCGCAACGTCCTCGCGATGAGTTTCCGGTGTTTCGGCGATGGTGAATCGTACGAGGTAGATAGAAGAAGATAAAAACGAGGGGCGATGTGGATGTAGACCTCCCCATCCTTGCTCCATCCCCGCCCGCGCCGCATGT
Proteins encoded in this region:
- a CDS encoding sensor histidine kinase, which produces MATNPTSASHAGTAAAPEPHTRLTRGEVLAIFAFWIFMAVLTAANRLLDPRRPPGIQPTFPSAPVALAFAESLVWAVVTVVIFLLGRRFFSARERRGTQVAALVVTGLAVSIVVDLVLDLARFALLGGIPQRHNFLADPFRAITHLWFLREMIVYSGIVAAGLARDYSLRYRARQDEATHLQAETAQLRAQLAEARLSALRSQIDPHFLFNTLNAVSALVERDPRGVRRMIARLSELLRHSLEGAAEAEVTLRKEVEFVERYLEIMRIRFQGSLEVETEVEAEVMDALVPNLILQPLVENAVKHGVSRMKEGGLIRIHAFRDDGRVVLSVRDNGPGLSQATPREGVGVRNTRQRLEQLYGDAQALHLRPAEGGGVEAEVTLPFHTAGDLRAAGVGVGG
- a CDS encoding efflux RND transporter periplasmic adaptor subunit; translated protein: MKSIRIAAVAVLVLATAAFFFLRKGGGEEAQAFRTALLTRGSLSSSVSATGNLGAVTTVQVGTQVSGQVSAIYADFNDHVRKGQLLARIDPTLAQQAVQDAQAGLDRARAGVQQAQADYARNRPLFDARVITAEEFQGYEYKLRVAQADLKSAQVSMQRAQRNLGYTEIYAPIDGIVVERNVDVGQTVAASFSAPQIFLIANDLSKMQILASVDESDIGQIHNGQPVTFTVQSYADRTFRGTVKQVRLQSKTTENVVNYTAVVEVDNDDGKLLPGMTATVDFETGAAQDALLVPNAALRFTPSDDEMKKAGINVDSLRAARAARQGANGGAGRTRTADAGPFGGGAAGGQRPAGAQRGQGGRIWVMDGAGKLKMIRVRTGLTDGKNTVVEGNGLTAGMKVVIGSNTAATASGAQPASNPLGGQQRTGGGPRGGF
- a CDS encoding ABC transporter ATP-binding protein; translated protein: MSVIHVEGVTKIYGSGENEVRALRGVDLTVEPGEMIAIMGSSGSGKSTLMNILGCLDVPTGGTYLLDGVRVDGLGKNALADLRNQKLGFVFQGFNLLARTSALENVELPLLYDRGGRWKDTRAMAAHALERVGLGKRLDHHPSQLSGGQQQRVAIARALVTQPTLLLADEPTGNLDSRTTVEVMALFQELNEQGITIVLVTHEPEVAQYARRIVEVRDGLIRRDHPVEGHRRAADDLRARDEELLEAA
- a CDS encoding ABC transporter permease encodes the protein MKKQTLVRIAGQSILKNKMRTLLTMLGIVIGVGAVIVMVAVGHGAQSTIEAQIGNLGTNLIMVTPGATQQGGVSQGAQTFNRLTVDDAEKLQREATLVSGISPVVMSRGQVIGPEGNWRTQIQGVSTGYTTIRSWETSSGAFFSDADVAAKRKVVVLGATVAQNLFPGQDPVGQQVQVRSVPMTVVGVMASKGQSASGNDMDDVVLLPYTTMQARLSGGMFIGQILASTASASEIPAAQDEIRAIMRESHRQGDGEPDDFTIRNQNELAAAATSTTAVMTWLLAAIASVSLVVGGIGIMNIMLVSVTERTREIGIRMAIGARGGDVLLQFLVESVVMSLLGGVIGLMVGFGGAALLGHLTGWSTSTPPQAVAIAVGFSAAVGMFFGFYPARKAAALNPIEALRYE
- a CDS encoding TolC family protein is translated as MFDRNGISRWARVAAALVLAATAAPALAAQTGSPSTQPTATAGQPRTITFSDAVRIALQQNGTLRQAVNAAALDTVAVRQQRMQFLPDVRFSTTTSGSYDRAPGTSTGAGSALSRTSTALNAGVSSSYTLYNGGANSANLRAARLQQQAGASDVERTRQSVVFTVVSNYLSLIEGQEQLRVRNETLASAQAQLAQIRAFVDAGRRPIADLYTQQATVAAAQLAVVQARNAVELAKVDLIQTLQLDPRGEYAFQSPPAAAGTSAVAPLDTLLDQAFARRVDLAARQTELSATEQGVRAAKAGRLPTISVSAGYNTSVNSQNDLGVFDQLNQRQGGSVSVGVSLPIFDRGNTAAEVQRAQILQDNARIALENQRQQVGLEVRRAYLDWQAAQQQLAAAEAQLTAAQQSLNATDQRYRAGVGTLVELAQARSVLAQAQSQMVSARYNLVFQRTLVDYYIGELNPDAVGIG